One window of the Lachancea thermotolerans CBS 6340 chromosome A complete sequence genome contains the following:
- the ATP23 gene encoding putative metalloprotease (similar to uniprot|P53722 Saccharomyces cerevisiae YNR020C Hypothetical ORF), whose protein sequence is MGDVIPPNEEIKRPKPPLDESSVRGFNWWRRTFQYKTGLGLTTVEKDRYENDYQFIIQRDQCNKCYEYRDWLLKYSPTVIFMAQQIAKLNKKDTNALKFDESKIICDICPEWRSGGFHPELGILLCQNRIRDKWHLEDTMAHEMVHYFDNLKWQVDWLNLKHHACSEIRASSLSGECRFMQEFSRRGFGFKVSGGHQECVRRRATLSVMGNPNCKDQKHAEKIVNEVWDSCFGDTRPFEEIYR, encoded by the coding sequence ATGGGAGACGTAATTCCACCCAACGAGGAGATCAAGAGACCCAAGCCACCGCTAGATGAATCTTCTGTCAGAGGTTTCAATTGGTGGAGACGCACTTTTCAGTACAAAACAGGGCTAGGCCTTACTACTGTCGAAAAGGACCGGTATGAAAACGATTATCAGTTTATCATTCAAAGGGATCAGTGCAACAAATGCTACGAATATCGCGATTGGCTCTTGAAATACTCGCCCACAGTCATATTCATGGCCCAGCAGATTGCAAAGCTTAATAAGAAAGATACAAACGCGCTCAAGTTTGATGAGTCCAAGATCATTTGCGATATCTGTCCAGAGTGGAGAAGCGGTGGCTTTCATCCAGAACTAGGAATTCTACTTTGTCAAAATAGAATTCGCGACAAATGGCATCTCGAAGATACCATGGCTCATGAGATGGTACATTATTTCGATAACTTAAAATGGCAGGTGGACTGGCTTAACCTGAAGCACCACGCATGCTCTGAGATACGTGCATCAAGTCTAAGCGGAGAGTGCAGGTTTATGCAGGAGTTCTCTAGGAGAGGCTTTGGGTTCAAGGTTAGTGGGGGGCATCAGGAATGTGTGCGAAGACGCGCGACACTCAGTGTGATGGGCAACCCCAACTGTAAGGATCAGAAACACGCTGAGAAAATAGTGAACGAGGTGTGGGACAGTTGCTTTGGTGACACAAGGCCGTTTGAGGAAATTTACAGGTGA
- a CDS encoding uncharacterized protein (similar to uniprot|P25631 Saccharomyces cerevisiae YCR051W Hypothetical ORF) — MNIWIAASDGRAELVEKFLSEGFTAESKDPNGYTPIHAAASYGHIDLLRELCSAPYSGSVNVRDNDGDTPLHHCEDANTARVILEELGGDAKLTNNEGKTALAVCEEDGEFTDLIQYLRGVSGQQEEPLGIDSEQLAQFKDNLRYTLENDPETDDPQSIERRQKLEQILNGGNPEQDLENYIRDLVRSQLLADDEPSKRRKD, encoded by the coding sequence ATGAACATTTGGATTGCTGCTAGTGACGGAAGGGCTGAGCTTGTCGAGAAGTTTCTCTCGGAAGGGTTCACCGCAGAATCAAAAGATCCTAACGGATACACGCCCATTCACGCCGCTGCTTCATATGGTCACATTGACTTGCTGCGGGAGCTTTGCTCCGCGCCTTACAGCGGGAGCGTCAACGTGAGGGACAACGATGGAGACACGCCGCTGCACCACTGCGAGGATGCCAACACTGCCCGTGTTATCCTGGAAGAGCTCGGGGGAGACGCTAAACTGACAAACAACGAAGGAAAGACCGCTTTGGCTGTGTGtgaagaagatggagaATTCACAGATCTGATACAATATCTGAGAGGTGTCAGTGGCCAACAAGAGGAACCGCTCGGTATTGACAGTGAGCAACTAGCCCAATTCAAAGACAATTTGCGCTACACCCTCGAAAATGATCCCGAAACAGATGATCCTCAAAGCATTGAGCGTCGCCAAAAGCTGGAGCAAATCCTCAACGGAGGGAACCCAGAGCAAGATTTAGAAAACTATATAAGGGACCTTGTTCgctctcaacttcttgcTGATGATGAGCCCAGCAAGAGGAGAAAAGATTGA